The Nocardioides sp. S5 genome includes a window with the following:
- the pepN gene encoding aminopeptidase N yields the protein MPGTNLTRDEAATRAALLDVTSYTIDLDLTSATQPDQGTFSSTTTLEFTCREPGSSTFADLVAPTVREITLNGRSLDPATAYVDSRIALDDLETTNTLVVTADCAYSNTGEGLHRFVDPADDKVYLYSQFEVPDARRVFTTFEQPDLKSVFTFNVTAPSHWVVVSNAETPEPREVRDGASVWSFPTTKKMSTYITAVVAGEYHGEFDTYEGRFGTIPLGHYCRQSLKEHMDTAELVALTKQSFAWFEEQFDYPYPFGKYDQLYVPEYNAGAMENAGCVTLRDEYLPRSRQPRSFFEFRTSVITHEMAHMWFGDLVTMKWWDDLWLNESFAEWACYWCEANATDFTDAWTGFANARKQTGYRADQLPSTHPIAADNVDLHAVEVNFDMITYAKGASVLKQLVAWVGLEPFLKGLRVYFKEWEYGNPEFKDLLATLEESSGRELQGWAQEWLQTAGVNTLSPSFELGEDGTYSSFAVAQTAAQEWPTLRRHRLGIGLYDADASGRLVRRDYLEVDVEGATTDVPELVGVQQPALLLLNDEDHAYAKIRLDERSLATAISALSTFEDSLPRALVWGATWDMTRDGEMRARDWVDLVLANIGEETDAWAVTRIPASTALAVHSYSDPAHRAELRATWERGLRELLLAAEAGSDHQLTFARSYAAAAHSDAALDDLVGLLDGSFTIEGLAVDQDMRWVLITALAKSGRFGDAEIDAELEVDKTISGKEQAAAARVSQPTAEAKEAGWNAILDPATPNETSREMVFSIFRFGQEDVLEPYLEKFLTAADTVIDTLGFHKASTVLEYGFPKPLGSQATLDRLDAWLADNRAPKGAQRYVGEARSEIARALAAQACDAR from the coding sequence ATGCCTGGAACCAACCTCACCCGGGACGAGGCCGCCACCCGCGCCGCCCTCCTGGACGTCACGTCGTACACCATCGACCTGGACCTCACGAGCGCCACCCAGCCCGACCAGGGCACGTTCTCCTCCACCACCACGCTGGAGTTCACCTGCCGCGAGCCCGGCTCGAGCACCTTCGCCGACCTCGTCGCGCCCACGGTCCGCGAGATCACCCTCAACGGCCGCAGCCTCGACCCCGCGACGGCGTACGTCGACAGCCGCATCGCGCTCGACGACCTCGAGACGACCAACACGCTCGTCGTGACCGCCGACTGCGCCTACTCCAACACCGGCGAGGGCCTGCACCGCTTCGTCGACCCGGCCGACGACAAGGTCTACCTCTACAGCCAGTTCGAGGTGCCCGACGCCCGCCGCGTCTTCACCACCTTCGAGCAGCCCGACCTCAAGTCGGTCTTCACCTTCAACGTCACCGCCCCCTCGCACTGGGTCGTGGTCTCCAACGCCGAGACCCCCGAGCCCCGCGAGGTGCGCGACGGCGCCTCGGTGTGGAGCTTCCCCACCACCAAGAAGATGTCGACCTACATCACCGCCGTCGTGGCCGGTGAGTACCACGGCGAGTTCGACACCTACGAGGGCAGGTTCGGCACGATCCCGCTCGGCCACTACTGCCGCCAGTCGCTCAAGGAGCACATGGACACCGCCGAGCTGGTCGCGCTGACCAAGCAGAGCTTCGCGTGGTTCGAGGAGCAGTTCGACTACCCCTACCCCTTCGGCAAGTACGACCAGCTCTACGTCCCGGAGTACAACGCCGGCGCGATGGAGAACGCCGGCTGCGTGACCCTGCGCGACGAGTACCTCCCCCGCAGCCGCCAGCCGCGCTCGTTCTTCGAGTTCCGCACCTCGGTGATCACCCACGAGATGGCGCACATGTGGTTCGGCGACCTGGTGACCATGAAGTGGTGGGACGACCTCTGGCTCAACGAGTCGTTCGCGGAGTGGGCCTGCTACTGGTGCGAGGCCAACGCGACCGACTTCACCGACGCCTGGACCGGCTTCGCCAACGCCCGCAAGCAGACCGGCTACCGCGCCGACCAGCTGCCCTCGACGCACCCGATCGCGGCCGACAACGTCGACCTGCACGCCGTCGAGGTCAACTTCGACATGATCACCTACGCCAAGGGCGCGTCGGTGCTCAAGCAGCTCGTCGCGTGGGTGGGCCTCGAGCCCTTCCTCAAGGGCCTGCGCGTCTACTTCAAGGAGTGGGAGTACGGCAACCCGGAGTTCAAGGACCTGCTCGCCACGCTCGAGGAGTCCTCCGGCCGCGAGCTCCAGGGCTGGGCGCAGGAGTGGCTCCAGACCGCTGGCGTGAACACCCTCTCCCCGTCGTTCGAGCTGGGCGAGGACGGCACCTACTCCTCCTTCGCCGTCGCGCAGACCGCGGCGCAGGAGTGGCCGACGCTGCGTCGCCACCGCCTCGGCATCGGCCTGTACGACGCCGACGCCTCGGGCCGTCTCGTGCGCCGCGACTACCTCGAGGTCGACGTCGAGGGCGCCACCACCGACGTCCCCGAGCTGGTCGGCGTCCAGCAGCCCGCGCTGCTGCTGCTCAACGACGAGGACCACGCCTACGCCAAGATCCGCCTCGACGAGCGGTCCCTGGCCACCGCGATCTCCGCGCTGTCGACCTTCGAGGACTCGCTCCCCCGCGCACTCGTGTGGGGCGCCACGTGGGACATGACCCGCGACGGCGAGATGCGGGCGCGCGACTGGGTCGACCTGGTCCTCGCCAACATCGGTGAGGAGACCGACGCCTGGGCCGTGACCCGGATCCCCGCGTCCACCGCGCTCGCGGTCCACTCCTACTCCGACCCCGCGCACCGCGCCGAGCTGCGCGCGACCTGGGAGCGCGGACTGCGAGAGCTGCTGCTCGCCGCCGAGGCCGGCAGCGACCATCAGCTGACCTTCGCCCGGTCGTACGCCGCCGCGGCGCACAGCGACGCCGCGCTCGACGACCTCGTCGGCCTGCTCGACGGTTCCTTCACGATCGAGGGCCTGGCCGTCGACCAGGACATGCGCTGGGTGCTCATCACCGCCCTGGCGAAGTCGGGTCGCTTCGGCGACGCCGAGATCGACGCCGAGCTCGAGGTCGACAAGACCATCTCCGGCAAGGAGCAGGCTGCCGCGGCCCGGGTCTCGCAGCCCACCGCAGAGGCCAAGGAGGCCGGCTGGAACGCCATCCTCGACCCGGCCACGCCCAACGAGACGTCGCGCGAGATGGTCTTCTCCATCTTCCGCTTCGGCCAGGAGGACGTGCTCGAGCCCTACCTTGAGAAGTTCCTCACCGCCGCCGACACGGTCATCGACACCCTCGGCTTCCACAAGGCCTCGACGGTGCTCGAGTACGGCTTCCCCAAGCCCCTCGGCTCGCAGGCGACGCTGGACCGCCTCGACGCGTGGCTGGCCGACAACCGCGCCCCCAAGGGTGCGCAGCGCTACGTCGGGGAGGCACGCTCCGAGATCGCCCGGGCGCTCGCCGCCCAGGCCTGCGACGCCCGCTGA
- a CDS encoding DUF5130 family protein, translated as MAAGELLSEGDRLALDKAIRVAEQSCRFEFSVYAGPAEGDDTRAWATRLHNRLVAPARSVLIMVDPGRRVTEVVTGGDVRRHLTDAEVELAVLAMTSEFASGKLLSGLQRGIAMLAEHARPQNTLHA; from the coding sequence GTGGCAGCTGGTGAGCTGCTGAGCGAGGGCGACCGTCTCGCCCTCGACAAGGCGATCCGCGTCGCCGAGCAGTCCTGCCGCTTCGAGTTCTCCGTCTACGCCGGTCCGGCCGAGGGCGACGACACGCGCGCCTGGGCGACCCGGCTGCACAACCGGCTCGTGGCGCCCGCGCGCAGCGTGCTGATCATGGTCGACCCCGGACGCCGAGTCACCGAGGTGGTCACCGGGGGAGACGTACGCCGTCACCTCACCGACGCCGAGGTGGAGCTGGCCGTGCTGGCCATGACGTCGGAGTTCGCCTCCGGCAAGCTGCTGAGCGGGCTCCAGCGGGGCATCGCGATGCTCGCCGAGCACGCCCGCCCGCAGAACACCCTCCACGCCTGA
- a CDS encoding mechanosensitive ion channel family protein, with translation MPHPLTTQIIDVTRVSGSETNTLTACSTDEFLCTRVLEWTGNQDLANAADWIVGKPSALVGLILIGLVVRWVLHRVIDRVVKRAEVGILPNRVSKAMTGGRMGAALNLTEDPSHTRRVQRAATMGSLLKSIVTGVVMVVIALMFIAELGYDIAPLIASAGIIGVAIGFGSQTLVKDFLSGIFMIFEDQYGVGDEVDLGEAVGTVEAVSLRVTRLRDVNGTVWYVRNGEILRVGNMSQNWARTVLDVSVGYGEDLARVRSVLADVAHDLWEDEDFKGRIIEEPSVWGVQDLGPDAVLVRVALKTAPLEQWAVAREMRQRIKYRFDHEGIEIPFAQRVLWMRDGDPRAAGDAADSPAEPPPGAAPAEGPARAEGPA, from the coding sequence ATGCCTCACCCCCTCACCACCCAGATCATCGACGTGACCAGGGTCTCCGGGAGCGAGACCAACACCCTCACCGCATGCTCGACCGACGAGTTCCTCTGCACCCGGGTGCTCGAGTGGACCGGCAACCAGGATCTCGCCAACGCGGCGGACTGGATTGTCGGGAAGCCGAGCGCCCTCGTGGGACTGATCCTGATCGGACTCGTGGTCCGGTGGGTGCTCCACCGGGTCATCGACCGCGTCGTGAAGCGCGCCGAGGTGGGCATACTCCCCAACCGCGTCAGCAAGGCGATGACCGGCGGACGGATGGGTGCCGCGCTGAACCTGACCGAGGATCCCTCCCACACCCGCCGCGTGCAGCGCGCGGCGACCATGGGCTCGCTGCTGAAGAGCATCGTCACCGGCGTCGTCATGGTCGTGATCGCGCTGATGTTCATCGCCGAGCTCGGCTACGACATCGCCCCGCTGATCGCCAGCGCCGGCATCATCGGCGTCGCGATCGGCTTCGGCTCGCAGACGCTGGTCAAGGACTTCCTGTCCGGCATCTTCATGATCTTCGAGGACCAGTACGGCGTGGGTGACGAGGTCGACCTCGGCGAGGCCGTCGGCACCGTCGAGGCCGTGAGCCTGCGCGTCACGCGCCTGCGCGACGTCAACGGCACGGTCTGGTACGTCCGCAACGGCGAGATCCTCCGCGTGGGCAACATGAGCCAGAACTGGGCGCGCACGGTGCTCGACGTGAGCGTCGGCTACGGCGAGGACCTCGCCCGTGTGCGGAGCGTGCTCGCGGACGTGGCGCACGACCTGTGGGAGGACGAGGACTTCAAGGGCCGGATCATCGAGGAGCCGTCGGTCTGGGGCGTGCAGGACCTCGGCCCGGACGCCGTCCTGGTCCGCGTCGCGCTGAAGACCGCGCCGCTCGAGCAGTGGGCCGTGGCCCGCGAGATGCGGCAGCGGATCAAGTACCGCTTCGACCACGAGGGCATCGAGATCCCCTTCGCCCAGCGCGTGCTGTGGATGCGCGACGGCGACCCCCGGGCTGCCGGTGACGCGGCGGACTCCCCCGCCGAGCCCCCGCCCGGCGCGGCGCCCGCCGAGGGACCCGCGCGCGCGGAGGGACCTGCCTGA
- a CDS encoding globin yields MTTTFYDEIGGEQTIRTIVHRFYKGVADDELLRPMYPEADLGPAEERFALFLVQYWGGPSTYSETRGHPRLRMRHAPFQVTPAAAQRWLVHFRAGLDAASLTPEQDERFWDYVTHAAQFMVNTLE; encoded by the coding sequence GTGACCACCACCTTCTACGACGAGATCGGCGGCGAGCAGACGATCCGCACGATCGTCCACCGCTTCTACAAGGGTGTGGCCGACGACGAGCTGCTGCGCCCGATGTACCCCGAGGCCGACCTCGGTCCGGCGGAGGAGCGCTTCGCGCTGTTCCTCGTGCAGTACTGGGGCGGGCCCTCGACGTACTCCGAGACCCGCGGGCACCCGCGCCTGCGGATGCGGCACGCGCCCTTCCAGGTCACCCCGGCGGCCGCGCAGCGCTGGCTGGTCCACTTCCGGGCCGGCCTCGACGCAGCGAGCCTGACGCCGGAGCAGGACGAGCGGTTCTGGGACTACGTCACCCACGCCGCCCAGTTCATGGTCAACACCCTGGAGTGA
- a CDS encoding thioesterase family protein: MRHLYRCPLRWADLDLLGHVNNVTYVDYMQEARVDMFRTHAPDSRADDLAEGVVVVRHEVTYVSSLTFSFEPVAIECWVTEIRAASFTMGYEIFAEDAAGERTVFLRARTVLTPYVFATERPRRLHAGEKESLTRLLEPDEPVRPPSPVEVVEVPGGTYPVHVRFSDVDIYGHVNNVKYFEYFQEARIQLMVSQAGELGEGYHLVVAQTDVDYRRPILFRPEPYDCRTWVSRIGRTSVVFESVVRDGDDVLARARVVGVCIDNATGRPAPVPDAYRELTPGC, from the coding sequence GTGCGCCACCTCTACCGCTGCCCGCTCAGGTGGGCCGACCTCGACCTGCTCGGCCACGTCAACAACGTCACCTACGTCGACTACATGCAGGAGGCGCGGGTCGACATGTTCCGCACCCACGCCCCCGACAGCCGGGCCGACGACCTGGCCGAGGGCGTGGTCGTGGTGCGCCACGAGGTCACCTACGTCTCCTCGCTGACCTTCTCCTTCGAGCCGGTCGCCATCGAGTGCTGGGTCACCGAGATCCGCGCCGCGAGCTTCACCATGGGCTACGAGATCTTCGCCGAGGACGCCGCCGGGGAGCGCACGGTCTTCCTGCGTGCGCGCACCGTGCTGACGCCGTACGTCTTCGCGACCGAGCGGCCGCGCCGCCTGCATGCGGGGGAGAAGGAGTCGCTGACCCGCCTCCTCGAGCCGGACGAGCCCGTGCGTCCACCGTCACCGGTCGAGGTCGTGGAGGTGCCCGGCGGCACCTACCCGGTGCACGTGCGCTTCAGCGACGTGGACATCTACGGCCACGTCAACAACGTGAAGTACTTCGAGTACTTCCAGGAGGCCCGCATCCAGCTGATGGTGTCGCAGGCCGGCGAGCTCGGCGAGGGCTACCACCTCGTGGTCGCCCAGACCGACGTCGACTACCGGCGCCCGATCCTGTTCCGGCCCGAGCCCTACGACTGCCGCACGTGGGTCTCCCGCATCGGTCGGACCTCGGTCGTCTTCGAGTCCGTGGTGCGCGACGGCGACGACGTGCTGGCCCGCGCCCGCGTCGTGGGGGTGTGCATCGACAACGCCACGGGCCGGCCCGCACCCGTGCCGGACGCCTACCGGGAGCTCACTCCAGGGTGTTGA
- a CDS encoding acetyl-CoA C-acetyltransferase — MPEAVIVSAARTPIGRANKGSLKDFRPDDLTALAVQAALDKIPDLDPTTIEDLLLGCGLPGGESGNNMARVVTTLLGLEVPGATVTRYCSSSVQTTRMAFHAIKAGEGDIFVSAGVETVSRFAKGTSDHIPGTRNPLFEDAAARTDEYAKGGRDWHDPREDGQLPDIYIAMGQTAENVARMRGLDRKELDEFAVRSQNLAEKAITDGFWEREITPVTTPDGTVVTKDDGPRAGVTYDAIAGLDPVFRPDGVVTAGNCCALNDGAAAVVVMSDTKAAELGLTPLARIVSTGVSGLSPEIMGLGPVEATKNALKHAGMSIGDIDLVEINEAFAAQVVPSYQDLGIDLDRLNVNGGAIAVGHPFGMTGARLQNTMLNSLDWHDKSTGLITMCVGGGQGMAMILERVG, encoded by the coding sequence ATGCCCGAGGCAGTGATCGTTTCCGCAGCGCGTACCCCCATCGGCCGGGCCAACAAGGGCTCGCTCAAGGACTTCCGCCCCGACGACCTCACCGCGCTCGCCGTGCAGGCCGCGCTGGACAAGATCCCCGACCTGGACCCGACGACGATCGAGGACCTGCTCCTCGGTTGCGGGCTCCCCGGTGGCGAGTCGGGCAACAACATGGCCCGCGTCGTGACCACGCTCCTCGGCCTCGAGGTGCCCGGTGCCACGGTGACCCGCTACTGCTCCTCGTCGGTGCAGACGACCCGCATGGCCTTCCACGCGATCAAGGCCGGCGAGGGCGACATCTTCGTCTCCGCCGGCGTCGAGACCGTCTCGCGCTTCGCCAAGGGCACCTCCGACCACATCCCCGGCACGCGCAACCCGCTCTTCGAGGACGCCGCTGCGCGCACCGACGAGTACGCCAAGGGTGGCCGGGACTGGCACGACCCCCGCGAGGACGGCCAGCTGCCCGACATCTACATCGCGATGGGCCAGACGGCCGAGAACGTCGCGCGGATGCGCGGCCTGGACCGCAAGGAGCTCGACGAGTTCGCCGTCCGCTCGCAGAACCTCGCCGAGAAGGCGATCACCGACGGCTTCTGGGAGCGTGAGATCACCCCGGTCACCACGCCCGACGGCACGGTCGTGACCAAGGACGACGGACCGCGCGCCGGAGTGACGTACGACGCCATCGCCGGCCTCGACCCGGTCTTCCGCCCCGACGGCGTGGTCACGGCCGGCAACTGCTGCGCGCTGAACGACGGCGCCGCCGCCGTGGTCGTCATGTCCGACACCAAGGCCGCCGAGCTCGGCCTGACCCCGCTCGCGCGGATCGTGTCCACCGGCGTCTCGGGGCTCTCCCCCGAGATCATGGGCCTCGGCCCGGTCGAGGCGACCAAGAACGCCCTCAAGCACGCCGGGATGAGCATCGGCGACATCGACCTGGTCGAGATCAACGAGGCGTTCGCCGCGCAGGTCGTGCCGTCCTACCAGGACCTCGGCATCGACCTGGACCGCCTCAACGTCAACGGCGGCGCCATCGCGGTCGGCCACCCCTTCGGCATGACGGGTGCCCGCCTGCAGAACACGATGCTCAACAGCCTGGACTGGCACGACAAGTCGACCGGCCTCATCACCATGTGCGTCGGCGGCGGCCAGGGCATGGCGATGATCCTCGAGCGCGTCGGCTGA
- a CDS encoding MarR family transcriptional regulator, with the protein MTTTGEPRWLDDTQQHSWRALMMGMTLLLERLDDDLRREFGMSLTEYEVLVRLSERPGRAMRMAQLADAMAHSRSRVTHTVARMEAVGYVTRGTTPEDGRGVVATMTDQGYELLERAAPCHVESVRRNIVDLVADDDFAAVGRVFDRVADHLVTRHPESEIRTQ; encoded by the coding sequence ATGACCACCACGGGGGAACCGCGCTGGCTCGACGACACGCAGCAGCACTCGTGGCGTGCCCTGATGATGGGCATGACGCTGCTGCTGGAACGTCTCGACGACGACCTGCGCCGCGAGTTCGGGATGTCGCTCACCGAGTACGAGGTGCTGGTGCGGCTCTCCGAGCGGCCGGGCCGGGCGATGCGGATGGCGCAGCTGGCCGATGCGATGGCGCACTCACGCAGCCGGGTGACGCACACCGTCGCCCGGATGGAGGCCGTCGGCTACGTCACCCGCGGCACGACGCCCGAGGACGGTCGCGGCGTCGTCGCGACGATGACCGACCAGGGCTACGAGCTGCTCGAGCGGGCCGCGCCGTGCCACGTGGAGAGCGTGCGCCGCAACATCGTCGACCTCGTCGCCGACGACGACTTCGCCGCGGTGGGGCGGGTCTTCGACCGGGTGGCCGACCACCTCGTGACGCGGCACCCGGAGTCGGAGATCCGTACGCAGTAG
- the ettA gene encoding energy-dependent translational throttle protein EttA, with amino-acid sequence MAEYVFTLRNVRKAHGDKVVLDNVTLSFLHGAKIGVVGPNGTGKSSLLKIMAQLDHANNGDAILDPEATVGMLQQEPPLSEGKTVLENVEEAVGELKAKMKRLEDAYMEMGEPDADQDALMEETGNLQTELDNANAWDLDSRLDQAMDALRCPPPDVLVDNLSGGERRRVALCKLLLQQPDLLLLDEPTNHLDAESVQWLEGHLASYPGAVLAVTHDRYFLDNVAQWILELDRGKAHPYEGNYTTYLETKKDRLKIEGQKDAKRAKVLERELEWVRSNAKARQTKSKSRLARYEEMAAEADRMRKIDTSEINIPAGPRLGDVVLEADGLGKGFEGRTLMHDVSFKLPRAGIVGVIGPNGVGKTTLFRMITGEEQPDTGDLKVGQTVKLSYVDQSRGGIDPNKNVWEVVSDGLDFIKVANFEMNSRAYVASFGFKGPDQQKKAGVLSGGERNRLNLALTLKMGGNMLLLDEPTNDLDVETLSSLEDALLDFPGCAVVTSHDRWFLDRVATHILAWEGDDEDPAKWFWFEGNFAAYEENKIERLGIEAARPHRVTHRRLTRD; translated from the coding sequence ATGGCTGAGTACGTCTTCACACTGCGCAATGTGCGCAAGGCCCACGGTGACAAGGTCGTCCTCGACAACGTCACCCTCTCGTTCCTCCACGGCGCCAAGATCGGCGTCGTCGGACCCAACGGCACGGGCAAGTCCTCGCTGCTCAAGATCATGGCGCAGCTCGACCACGCCAACAACGGCGACGCGATCCTTGACCCCGAGGCCACCGTCGGCATGCTCCAGCAGGAGCCCCCGCTGAGCGAGGGCAAGACCGTCCTGGAGAACGTCGAGGAGGCCGTGGGCGAGCTCAAGGCCAAGATGAAGCGCCTCGAGGACGCCTACATGGAGATGGGCGAGCCCGACGCCGACCAGGACGCGCTGATGGAGGAGACCGGCAACCTCCAGACCGAGCTCGACAACGCCAACGCGTGGGACCTCGACAGCCGCCTCGACCAGGCCATGGATGCGCTCCGCTGCCCGCCGCCGGACGTCCTGGTGGACAACCTGTCCGGTGGTGAGCGCCGCCGCGTCGCGCTGTGCAAGCTGCTGCTCCAGCAGCCCGACCTGCTGCTCCTCGACGAGCCCACCAACCACCTCGACGCCGAGTCGGTGCAGTGGCTCGAGGGCCACCTCGCCTCCTACCCCGGTGCCGTCCTGGCCGTCACCCACGACCGCTACTTCCTCGACAACGTCGCGCAGTGGATCCTCGAGCTCGACCGCGGCAAGGCGCACCCCTACGAGGGCAACTACACGACCTACCTCGAGACCAAGAAGGACCGGCTCAAGATCGAGGGCCAGAAGGACGCCAAGCGCGCCAAGGTCCTCGAGCGCGAGCTCGAGTGGGTCCGCTCCAACGCCAAGGCCCGCCAGACCAAGAGCAAGTCGCGTCTCGCGCGCTACGAGGAGATGGCGGCCGAGGCCGACCGGATGCGCAAGATCGACACCTCCGAGATCAACATCCCGGCCGGTCCGCGCCTCGGCGACGTCGTGCTGGAGGCCGACGGGCTCGGCAAGGGCTTCGAGGGTCGCACCCTGATGCACGACGTGTCCTTCAAGCTCCCGCGCGCCGGCATCGTGGGCGTCATCGGCCCCAACGGCGTCGGCAAGACCACGCTGTTCCGGATGATCACGGGCGAGGAGCAGCCCGACACCGGCGACCTCAAGGTCGGCCAGACGGTCAAGCTCTCCTACGTCGACCAGAGCCGCGGCGGCATCGACCCCAACAAGAACGTCTGGGAGGTCGTCTCCGACGGCCTGGACTTCATCAAGGTCGCCAACTTCGAGATGAACAGCCGCGCCTACGTCGCCTCCTTCGGCTTCAAGGGCCCGGACCAGCAGAAGAAGGCCGGCGTGCTCTCCGGCGGTGAGCGCAACCGCCTCAACCTCGCGCTGACGCTGAAGATGGGCGGCAACATGCTGCTCCTCGACGAGCCCACCAACGACCTCGACGTCGAGACCCTGTCCTCGCTCGAGGACGCGCTGCTCGACTTCCCCGGCTGTGCCGTGGTCACCTCCCACGACCGGTGGTTCCTCGACCGCGTCGCGACCCACATCCTGGCGTGGGAGGGCGACGACGAGGACCCGGCCAAGTGGTTCTGGTTCGAGGGCAACTTCGCGGCCTACGAGGAGAACAAGATCGAGCGTCTCGGCATCGAGGCGGCGCGTCCGCACCGCGTGACGCACCGCCGCCTCACCCGCGACTGA
- a CDS encoding SigE family RNA polymerase sigma factor: MRGSTGVDEEFTSFVASASPQLHRKAWLLTTSSVAAEDLLQTALAKAYVHWRRVSAADDPTAYVSGIVLKTFLSDRRRRSSTEVAVAEVDDVSTEDDDPALRLTLLAALRTLAPLDRAVVVLRYWEDRSVEETARTLHLSSAAVKNRSLRALATLRAQLDDVRDPFLLPKGSR, encoded by the coding sequence ATGCGTGGGAGCACCGGCGTCGACGAGGAGTTCACCTCGTTCGTCGCGTCCGCCTCACCCCAGCTCCACCGCAAGGCGTGGTTGCTGACCACGTCGTCGGTCGCGGCCGAGGACCTGCTCCAGACGGCGCTGGCCAAGGCGTACGTCCACTGGCGCCGGGTGAGCGCGGCCGACGACCCGACCGCCTACGTGAGCGGCATCGTGCTGAAGACCTTCCTCAGCGACCGGCGCCGCCGCAGCAGCACCGAGGTGGCAGTGGCGGAGGTCGACGACGTCAGCACGGAGGACGACGACCCGGCGCTGCGCCTGACGCTGCTGGCCGCCCTCCGCACGCTGGCGCCGCTCGACCGCGCGGTGGTCGTGCTGCGCTACTGGGAGGACCGCTCCGTGGAGGAGACCGCCCGCACGCTCCACCTGAGCAGCGCCGCGGTGAAGAACCGTTCGCTGCGTGCCCTTGCCACCCTGCGCGCCCAGCTCGACGACGTGCGCGACCCGTTCCTGCTCCCGAAGGGTTCCCGATGA
- a CDS encoding single-stranded DNA-binding protein, which yields MYDTQITLTGWIGGDVTLRELTEGRQVASFRVACTPSRYRDGEWVRGTTSWHTVKAWNRLARHVADSLSSGDPVVVHGRLVADVWEREGKPQTSFEVVATSVGHDLSHGTTRFAKAVAPEVAEVQPMTSAEEPQAA from the coding sequence ATGTACGACACCCAGATCACCCTGACCGGCTGGATCGGCGGCGACGTGACGCTGCGCGAGCTCACCGAGGGCCGCCAGGTCGCCTCGTTCCGCGTCGCCTGCACGCCCAGCCGCTACCGCGACGGCGAGTGGGTCCGCGGCACCACCTCGTGGCACACCGTGAAGGCGTGGAACCGGCTCGCGCGCCACGTCGCCGACTCGCTGAGCAGCGGCGACCCCGTCGTCGTGCATGGTCGGCTCGTCGCCGACGTGTGGGAGCGCGAGGGCAAGCCGCAGACCTCCTTCGAGGTGGTCGCCACCTCCGTCGGCCACGACCTGAGCCACGGCACGACCAGGTTCGCCAAGGCCGTGGCGCCTGAGGTCGCCGAGGTGCAGCCGATGACGAGCGCTGAGGAGCCGCAGGCGGCCTGA